One genomic window of Sporosarcina ureae includes the following:
- a CDS encoding PAS domain-containing sensor histidine kinase — MKNDVERVVKNPHLYTKDHIIHYVSNGFLELTGYEECDVVGKSLTDIDALLRSEHQISIQEIKATDYLYIFTSNNLPMEVEISIEIIYEEDVKIYYFKEIKDSALKFTLDNFICTDTYKNGSVAIFSYPDGILLQHDENYIHTLSLMNMISENPLGKHPSFSNNIIDLLKQGTSLHEFGVESISSNGVPTYWDINVKMICGDHNKYVLFSIYDVTDRTRERKLTTKQRGEMELLVSHTPNIARTVDRVDNMSTIINGIDIDGRATDINKVGRQNLSQPIPEQVPDIHSVTSEMAYVKSEFFTTYFGCDGTPNYTGQGNVDSDIPIYKNIENIYKTKEYKALQENVEDISLYYASFSNKGFKITYINDYAFEIFKREIPEVHTELDVYGKSFFDFYKTDDVDELIKEIYKSIENKSSYTHKLSFCVDGTPHYTKTIFQPMFNQNNEVEKIIALGLDISDEELANKRMEKLLTAQEELFINTSHELKTPLSVIFSGAQLLNLYLENDSLEECRDDILNINKTTIGNCFRLIKLINNILDISKIESGLNELHLCNYNIVEIIDSIVQSVSEYTKSKDIQIIFDPDVEELFIALDVYKFDRILLNLISNAIKFSITGKVIFIKLEVTDYQTVRISVTDEGIGIAQESMGAIFGKFIQLNRNLNRISEGTGLGLPLAKSMAELHGGSLTVESILDKGSTFTIELPIKTIDTTTSNQEDTTDIDRVEIIKYEFSDIY; from the coding sequence ATGAAAAATGACGTAGAGAGAGTAGTTAAAAACCCACATCTATATACTAAAGACCATATAATTCATTACGTGAGCAATGGATTCCTCGAGTTAACTGGATATGAAGAGTGTGATGTAGTAGGAAAATCCCTTACTGATATAGACGCATTATTACGATCTGAACACCAAATATCTATTCAGGAGATTAAAGCGACAGATTATTTATATATTTTCACTAGTAATAATTTGCCAATGGAAGTTGAAATAAGTATTGAAATCATCTATGAAGAAGACGTTAAAATCTATTACTTTAAAGAGATAAAAGATTCGGCATTAAAATTCACATTAGATAACTTTATTTGTACTGATACTTATAAAAATGGATCTGTAGCAATATTTAGCTATCCGGATGGTATTCTTCTACAACATGATGAGAACTATATTCATACATTATCCTTAATGAACATGATTTCGGAAAATCCACTAGGTAAACATCCTTCGTTTTCGAATAATATTATAGATTTATTAAAACAAGGCACTTCTCTGCATGAATTTGGTGTAGAATCAATAAGTTCAAATGGAGTACCGACGTATTGGGATATAAATGTGAAAATGATATGTGGAGATCACAACAAGTATGTACTATTCTCTATTTACGATGTGACAGACAGGACCCGTGAAAGAAAACTTACTACTAAACAAAGAGGCGAAATGGAACTATTAGTTAGCCATACACCAAATATTGCACGTACTGTAGATAGAGTAGATAATATGTCAACTATTATAAATGGCATAGATATAGACGGACGAGCTACCGATATAAATAAAGTCGGCAGGCAAAACCTATCCCAACCTATCCCAGAGCAGGTTCCGGATATACACTCAGTAACTAGTGAAATGGCATATGTGAAAAGTGAATTTTTCACTACTTATTTTGGATGTGATGGAACGCCTAACTATACTGGGCAAGGAAATGTAGACAGTGATATTCCCATCTATAAAAATATAGAAAATATTTATAAGACGAAAGAATATAAAGCCTTGCAGGAAAATGTAGAAGATATTTCACTTTACTATGCGTCATTCTCTAACAAAGGCTTCAAAATAACTTATATTAATGATTATGCATTTGAAATCTTTAAAAGGGAAATACCGGAAGTCCATACAGAATTAGATGTATACGGGAAAAGTTTTTTTGATTTTTATAAGACTGATGATGTGGATGAATTGATAAAAGAAATCTATAAATCTATTGAAAACAAATCCTCGTATACACATAAACTTAGTTTTTGTGTAGATGGGACTCCTCACTATACAAAAACCATTTTTCAACCTATGTTCAATCAAAATAATGAAGTAGAAAAGATTATTGCCTTGGGGTTAGATATTTCCGATGAAGAATTAGCTAACAAAAGAATGGAAAAACTTCTTACAGCCCAAGAAGAATTATTCATCAACACATCTCATGAACTAAAGACACCATTAAGTGTAATATTTAGTGGAGCTCAATTATTGAATTTATATTTGGAAAACGATTCCCTGGAAGAATGTAGAGACGATATTTTGAATATTAATAAGACAACAATAGGGAATTGTTTTAGACTAATCAAACTCATAAATAATATATTAGATATTTCAAAAATAGAATCGGGACTAAATGAATTACACTTATGCAATTACAATATTGTGGAGATCATAGATAGCATTGTACAATCAGTTTCAGAGTACACCAAGTCTAAAGATATTCAAATTATATTTGACCCAGATGTGGAAGAACTCTTTATCGCATTGGATGTGTATAAATTTGATAGAATTTTACTCAATCTTATTTCAAATGCAATAAAATTCTCTATTACGGGTAAAGTTATATTTATAAAGCTAGAGGTAACAGATTATCAAACAGTAAGAATTTCTGTAACAGACGAAGGCATTGGTATAGCTCAGGAGAGTATGGGTGCTATATTCGGAAAGTTTATACAATTAAACAGAAATTTAAATCGTATATCTGAAGGCACTGGGCTTGGTTTGCCTCTAGCTAAGTCTATGGCTGAACTTCATGGAGGGAGTCTAACCGTAGAAAGCATTCTCGATAAAGGGAGTACATTTACTATTGAACTTCCTATTAAGACAATAGATACTACAACTAGTAACCAAGAAGATACGACTGATATTGATCGAGTTGAGATAATAAAATATGAATTCTCAGATATATATTAA
- a CDS encoding gluconate 2-dehydrogenase subunit 3 family protein produces the protein MANNNNPKTESHDPGRRNFLKNTGLVVGGVAGGSLLGGLFTNQMKSDEGKKGKSEDAVKVDPAHARVFFGRFEDFIVLATATELIFPEDDNGPGAIGLDVPYFIDKQLAGTWGINGDDYRQAPFTNLEGLKKIEKADEKVNHSRANRGKIFLEGLRLMNAESMKRFDASFDQATEEQQHEIMSDLEAGKLDMKSIPSDAFFALLKQATLEGAFSDPLYGGNKNMDGWRMKEFAGARPSYADVIESEEFVKLDPISLTDYQRKK, from the coding sequence ATGGCTAATAACAACAACCCAAAAACAGAAAGTCATGATCCAGGACGTAGAAACTTTCTGAAGAACACCGGTCTAGTTGTAGGTGGCGTGGCAGGTGGATCTTTACTTGGTGGTTTATTCACGAATCAAATGAAATCGGATGAGGGGAAAAAAGGGAAAAGTGAAGACGCTGTCAAAGTAGATCCGGCCCATGCACGGGTGTTTTTCGGTCGTTTCGAAGACTTCATCGTACTGGCAACGGCTACGGAACTGATTTTCCCTGAAGACGACAACGGCCCGGGAGCTATCGGGCTGGATGTACCGTATTTTATCGATAAACAACTGGCAGGGACTTGGGGCATAAATGGTGACGACTATCGTCAAGCACCTTTTACCAATTTGGAAGGTTTGAAGAAAATCGAGAAGGCTGATGAAAAAGTCAATCATTCACGGGCGAACCGAGGGAAAATTTTCTTGGAAGGTTTACGCTTGATGAATGCAGAAAGTATGAAACGGTTTGACGCTTCTTTTGACCAAGCTACTGAAGAGCAACAACATGAAATTATGAGTGATCTTGAAGCAGGTAAGCTCGACATGAAATCTATTCCTTCAGACGCGTTCTTTGCGCTACTTAAGCAGGCTACATTAGAAGGTGCGTTTTCGGATCCTTTGTACGGTGGGAATAAAAACATGGACGGTTGGCGTATGAAAGAATTTGCTGGAGCTCGTCCATCTTACGCAGACGTCATTGAAAGTGAAGAATTTGTTAAACTGGATCCAATTAGTTTGACGGACTATCAAAGAAAGAAATAA
- a CDS encoding GMC family oxidoreductase yields MAEELKKVDVVIVGTGWAGGITAAELTKKGYKVVALERGKEQSRDDFIGAKDELKYSIRYDMMQDLSKDTVTARGSMKETAKPVRNNNYARFGNDTGGASVHWNGVSLRWLPYDFEIHSQTVEKYGAKKIPENCTIQDWGITYDELEPYYDKFEKTAGVSGEENPVGPPRSDKYPNPPLKTTPSIELFKKASTNLGYHPYRLPAANMSESYTNPDGETINACMYCAFCEEYGCDFGAKGDPIVTVLETARKTGNFEIRNESTVTEVIHDGTKAIGLKYIDNITGTEYIQPADIVVLAGFVFTNNKLLLKSKIGKPYNPETQEGVIGKNFTGHFSNISTYIGARGFFDNEKWNLSMGTGALGAKVDDFAGDNVDHTDLDFLHGYEIRYYHLGQRPIDNNHVPVGTPAWGKEYKEKNLFYHNRSLIIRAKTAFLPNRYTYLDLDPTYKDELGDPLIRATVHYEEQDIKRAQHGVETCKEIMTEMGADIIDLVDVPDDVKFDSKFYTNHFLGGAIMGEDPKTSAVNTYSQMWDMENLFVLGGSSFPHNSNHDPTETIGAFAYRASEGMIDYLGGEGGLLVEAKQTSKA; encoded by the coding sequence ATGGCAGAAGAACTAAAGAAAGTGGACGTTGTAATTGTGGGGACTGGCTGGGCTGGTGGAATTACTGCTGCTGAACTCACAAAAAAAGGATACAAAGTGGTGGCGCTTGAAAGAGGTAAGGAACAATCACGGGATGATTTCATCGGGGCGAAAGATGAATTAAAATATTCCATTCGTTACGATATGATGCAAGATCTATCCAAAGATACAGTAACAGCAAGAGGTAGTATGAAAGAAACCGCGAAGCCAGTACGAAATAATAACTATGCGCGCTTTGGAAATGATACAGGCGGGGCAAGTGTCCACTGGAATGGCGTAAGTTTGCGCTGGTTGCCGTATGATTTTGAGATTCATAGTCAAACGGTGGAAAAGTATGGTGCGAAAAAGATTCCAGAAAATTGTACAATTCAAGACTGGGGTATTACATACGACGAACTAGAACCGTATTATGATAAATTCGAAAAAACAGCTGGCGTTTCTGGCGAGGAAAACCCTGTCGGACCTCCACGTTCGGATAAGTATCCGAATCCACCTTTGAAAACGACGCCATCGATTGAATTGTTTAAAAAAGCTTCGACAAATCTTGGGTATCACCCATATCGTTTACCAGCTGCCAATATGTCGGAGTCGTATACAAATCCAGACGGCGAGACGATCAATGCGTGTATGTACTGTGCGTTCTGTGAAGAGTATGGCTGTGATTTCGGTGCCAAAGGCGATCCAATCGTTACAGTATTGGAGACTGCTAGAAAGACAGGGAACTTTGAAATTCGGAATGAATCCACAGTGACTGAAGTCATTCATGATGGAACGAAAGCGATCGGGTTAAAATATATTGATAATATTACAGGTACTGAATATATCCAACCTGCGGATATTGTCGTGTTAGCCGGATTTGTCTTTACAAATAATAAATTATTATTAAAGTCTAAAATAGGCAAGCCGTATAATCCCGAAACGCAAGAAGGTGTAATCGGGAAAAACTTTACAGGTCACTTTAGTAATATTAGTACCTACATAGGTGCACGGGGCTTCTTTGATAATGAAAAGTGGAATTTATCTATGGGTACAGGTGCACTAGGGGCAAAAGTGGATGATTTTGCAGGAGATAACGTGGATCATACAGATCTTGACTTCCTTCACGGCTATGAAATTCGCTATTACCATTTAGGTCAGCGTCCGATTGATAATAACCATGTGCCAGTGGGGACACCTGCTTGGGGTAAAGAATACAAAGAGAAAAATTTGTTTTATCATAACCGCAGCTTGATTATTCGAGCGAAGACTGCTTTCTTGCCTAACCGTTATACGTACCTGGATTTGGATCCTACGTACAAAGACGAGCTAGGAGATCCACTAATACGTGCAACTGTGCATTATGAAGAGCAAGACATAAAGCGCGCACAACATGGCGTGGAAACGTGTAAAGAAATTATGACAGAAATGGGTGCGGATATCATTGACTTGGTCGACGTACCGGATGATGTGAAGTTTGATAGCAAGTTCTACACAAACCACTTCCTTGGCGGTGCGATAATGGGTGAAGATCCTAAAACATCCGCTGTCAACACGTACTCGCAAATGTGGGATATGGAAAACTTGTTCGTGCTGGGTGGATCTTCCTTCCCTCATAACAGTAACCATGATCCTACCGAAACGATCGGTGCATTCGCTTACCGTGCTTCAGAAGGTATGATCGACTATCTTGGTGGCGAGGGTGGTTTGTTAGTGGAAGCTAAACAAACGAGCAAAGCTTAA
- a CDS encoding pseudouridine synthase, giving the protein MRLNQYISSSGFCSRRQAERYITAEKVLVNGNIASHVYFVEEHDQVEVDGHSITHNAQDLYILLNKPSGITCTASPTIADNIIDFISYPERIFPVGRLDKETEGLILLTNDGSIVNELMKDENHQEKEYVVTVDKKLTHTFIEDLSNGVNIYNPRTKSYTTTNSCPVTPLDDFTFRITLTQGLNRQIRRMCRRFQYTVTHLQRVRIKHIELGSLERGQWRYLTEEEIAKLKS; this is encoded by the coding sequence TTGAGATTGAATCAATATATTAGTTCTTCGGGATTCTGTTCCAGAAGACAAGCAGAGCGCTATATTACGGCTGAAAAAGTGCTTGTTAACGGCAACATTGCATCGCATGTCTATTTTGTTGAAGAGCATGATCAGGTTGAAGTAGACGGGCACTCCATCACGCACAACGCACAAGACCTATATATACTACTTAATAAACCAAGTGGGATTACTTGTACCGCTTCGCCTACTATTGCGGATAATATTATCGATTTTATATCGTATCCTGAACGTATATTTCCTGTGGGACGTTTGGATAAAGAAACAGAAGGTCTAATTTTATTAACCAATGATGGAAGTATTGTAAATGAGTTAATGAAAGACGAAAACCATCAGGAAAAAGAGTATGTGGTGACAGTCGATAAAAAACTGACGCATACTTTTATAGAAGACTTATCAAACGGGGTAAATATTTATAATCCCAGAACGAAAAGCTATACGACTACTAACTCTTGCCCTGTAACTCCGTTAGACGACTTCACGTTTCGTATTACGTTAACGCAAGGATTGAATCGACAAATCCGCAGAATGTGCAGACGGTTTCAATATACCGTGACGCACTTGCAAAGAGTTCGCATCAAGCATATTGAGCTTGGATCATTGGAACGCGGTCAGTGGCGTTACTTGACTGAAGAAGAGATAGCGAAGTTAAAATCATGA
- a CDS encoding GNAT family N-acetyltransferase: protein MNIEIMPVTEPTSMLVNTLNRWGNDVNLKSLSQPNPSKEELEREKVLTIEDVHRRLKYQHLFLIYLENQLIGEMSYTVDPEHLFRKETGTAWISISIGEPECRGKGIGFIALAYLEEQVRKRGLQRIELGVFEFNTPALKLYKKLGYQEIGRIENFTYYDGKMRADIRMEKRM from the coding sequence ATGAATATTGAAATCATGCCAGTAACCGAACCAACATCCATGCTAGTGAATACGCTCAATCGATGGGGGAACGACGTGAATTTAAAGTCATTGTCTCAACCTAATCCAAGTAAAGAAGAATTGGAACGAGAAAAGGTTTTGACTATTGAAGATGTACACCGTCGTTTGAAATACCAACATCTATTCCTGATCTATTTGGAAAATCAGCTGATCGGGGAAATGAGCTACACGGTGGACCCTGAGCATTTATTTAGAAAAGAAACTGGGACGGCGTGGATCAGCATTTCCATTGGCGAGCCTGAATGCCGTGGGAAAGGAATTGGTTTTATCGCTTTAGCGTACTTAGAAGAGCAAGTTAGAAAGCGTGGTCTTCAACGAATCGAGCTAGGCGTGTTTGAATTTAATACACCCGCTTTGAAGCTTTATAAGAAGTTAGGATATCAAGAAATTGGACGCATAGAAAACTTCACGTATTATGATGGAAAAATGCGGGCTGATATTCGTATGGAAAAGCGTATGTAA
- a CDS encoding inner-membrane translocator has product MEGLLLTVFILIIISLNVASFMFFKKGKLNLMIAGIMMMILAPVLGFSSGALFLHFYDWSSGGTGEGAGYGGAFLGLITLVNGILLVLIGIVMFIIKVITKRR; this is encoded by the coding sequence ATGGAAGGTTTACTATTAACTGTATTCATCTTAATAATCATATCGCTTAACGTTGCTTCTTTTATGTTTTTCAAAAAGGGGAAATTAAATCTTATGATTGCAGGAATTATGATGATGATTCTTGCTCCTGTTCTTGGTTTTTCAAGTGGCGCATTATTTCTCCATTTCTATGATTGGAGTTCAGGGGGAACAGGAGAGGGTGCAGGCTATGGTGGCGCTTTTTTAGGTTTGATAACCTTGGTTAATGGGATTCTACTAGTATTGATTGGAATAGTTATGTTTATTATAAAAGTCATCACAAAACGACGTTGA